AAAAGGCCGGTTTGGCCTTCTGAAGCAACCCTCCGACCCATTCTAAGCCTCCCTTGGCTCGGTCTCCCTGCTTCGGCCTGAGGGCCTGGCGGAGTGAGGGCTCGCCTCTGGGGGAGGCTCTTCCCGATGAAGAGGGGTGAGCAGGGAAACTCCGTGATCTTCGCTTCACGGCGATTCTTCGGTGACGGCCAGCCAGCGCATCCTCTGTTGAATTGGAAAGATATGGCAGAAAACAGCAGACTTCGCGGATATCTTTTCGCCTTTATTGCCACCCTGGCCGTGTCTAATGTCTACATCTTCAGCAAGGCTGCACTCCAGGAGGTGGAACTGATCAAGTTCGGATTCTACTGGTTCGGTTTCGGGATCCTGTGGAACCTCCTGTACGACATCCCGGCAAAGAGATACAGAACCATTGCGAAGTTGAACAGATCGACGTACAAGGTGCTGCTGCTGATAGGATCTCTGGAACTTGTCGGGACGACATCTTTCTTCCTGGCCATAAAAACGGTGGAGAATCCGGCCATAGTATCGTTTCTCGCGAACATGTCACCGGTCTTCACGACGGTCCTGGGGGTGGCTTTCCTAAAGGAACGGTTCAGCACGGTCGAAGCGATGGGATTTGTCTTTACCATATCAGGAGCGTTTATCATCAGTTATCAGAAAGGTGGAGACCTGTCCCACATGTTCCTTCCCGGTACCGCATTCGTGGTCCTTGCTTCTTTTGTTTTTTCCATCTCTTTCACCGTTGCCAAGAGATATATCAGAGATATCGATCCCGGGATTCTCACTATGAATAGGATCGTGTTTCTCTTCCTTTTCTCGACGATCCTGCTCTTCAGTACCCATCTGCCCTTGAGGATTTCCTGGAAGGCGTTCTGGAACATCATGGTGGGATCGCTGTTGGGGCCGTTCCTGACGGTCTTTTCCCAGTATTCCGCGCTCCAGTATATCGAAGCATCCCGTACAGTGATCATTGGGAGTTCCAAGGGGCTTTTCGTCTTGCTGGGAGCCCTGATCTATTTTGGTACCCTCCCGCTGCCCCATCAGGTCGTCGGCGGAATCGTGACGATTCTTGGTGCCATCCTGGTGACCACGGGGGACAGAATCAGGATAGTCCCGGTGGCCCACTGAGATCCCTTTGATGATTTGTCGCGGGCGTGGCGCAGGTTCGGCGGGTTCTGCCTTCCGGCCGGGTGAGTCCCGGCAGGGGGTTCGGTCGGTCCGCCCTGTACGTCTCGAAAAAGGCCGGTCCCTCAACTGTCGGCCATCAAGTGGGCGACCGCCTTTTCGAGTCCCTCAAGGGTCAGCTCGAACATGGGGAAGATCTCCCTGATCAGGCCGATCGTCGTCGTGTAAGGCCAGTCCTGGGCGGGTATCGGGTTTATCCAGACCGAATGGGGGAAGTTCTCGGCGATGAACCTCAGCCGCTCGTAGCTCGGTTTTCCCGACCGTTCTTCGATATGGATGGAACCGTCAGTCGCCATGAGCTCATAGGGAGCCATGCTCGCGTCGCCCACGATGATGAACCGTGTCTCGCGGTCAAGACGGGCCAATTCTTCCACGGGATAGGGCTTGTCGCGCCTGGGAGGATCCTCCCAGAGGTAGTCATAGATGGTATTGTGGAAGAAAAGGGTTTTGAGATCCTTGAACTGGGCCCGCGCGTAGTTGAACAGAGTCTGTACCACCTCGACATACGGGTCCATCGACCATCCACCGTTGTCTATGGCCAGTATCACCTTCAATCTGTCCCTCAGGCTCCTATCCAGTACGATCTCTATCTCGCCCCCCTTTTTCATCGTCTGGTAGATCGTCTCCTGGATGTTGACCCGGTCCTTGGGTCCGGCAGGCACCATGTTTCTCAACCGCTTCAGGGCCTCACCCATCTGTGAGGTGGTCAGAGGCCGCTCCTGGGAATAGTCGCGATATCTCCGATCCATGGCCACCTTGACGGCCGATCTACCCCTGGATATTCCCCCGATCCGCATCCCGCCGGGGTGATATCCGGAATGACCGAAAGGGGACGTGCCCCTCGTCCCGATCCACCTGGCACCTCCGCGGTGCTCCGCGGTTTGCTCTTCCAAGAGCTTGAGAAAGCGGTCGATCAACTCGTCAGGGGGGATCTTGCCGAGCTCTTCCTCGCTTATCCCCAGGGCGGACGCCAGTCCTCCAGGATCCCTGAGCCAACTCTCCAGCATGGTGCGGATCAGCTCGGACCACTCCCATGGATCCGGTACCTCGAACTCAA
This Deltaproteobacteria bacterium DNA region includes the following protein-coding sequences:
- a CDS encoding DMT family transporter, with the translated sequence MKRGEQGNSVIFASRRFFGDGQPAHPLLNWKDMAENSRLRGYLFAFIATLAVSNVYIFSKAALQEVELIKFGFYWFGFGILWNLLYDIPAKRYRTIAKLNRSTYKVLLLIGSLELVGTTSFFLAIKTVENPAIVSFLANMSPVFTTVLGVAFLKERFSTVEAMGFVFTISGAFIISYQKGGDLSHMFLPGTAFVVLASFVFSISFTVAKRYIRDIDPGILTMNRIVFLFLFSTILLFSTHLPLRISWKAFWNIMVGSLLGPFLTVFSQYSALQYIEASRTVIIGSSKGLFVLLGALIYFGTLPLPHQVVGGIVTILGAILVTTGDRIRIVPVAH